From the genome of Muricauda sp. SCSIO 64092, one region includes:
- a CDS encoding non-canonical purine NTP diphosphatase → MKLVFATHNQNKFQEVKNLVPTSVELVSLRDIGCYNEIPETGKTLEENAQIKADFVTSTYGLPSFSDDTGLLVNALNGAPGVYSARYAGADKNANANMDKLLEELHAIGDRSARFETVIALNLNSGCHFFKGVVHGSITKEKKGKKGFGYDPIFQPKGYDKTFAELPMEQKNGISHRAKAMKQLVDFLATLTNS, encoded by the coding sequence ATGAAATTGGTCTTTGCCACACACAACCAAAACAAGTTCCAGGAAGTGAAAAACCTGGTCCCAACCTCTGTGGAATTGGTTTCCCTACGGGACATTGGTTGTTATAATGAAATCCCGGAAACAGGAAAAACACTGGAAGAAAATGCCCAAATAAAGGCAGATTTTGTGACATCCACTTACGGACTTCCCAGTTTTTCCGATGATACCGGATTATTGGTCAACGCCTTAAATGGCGCACCGGGGGTCTACTCCGCGAGATATGCGGGGGCAGACAAGAATGCCAATGCCAATATGGACAAGCTCCTGGAGGAACTGCACGCTATTGGGGACAGGTCGGCCAGATTTGAGACGGTCATCGCCTTGAACCTGAACTCAGGATGCCATTTTTTCAAGGGGGTGGTCCATGGAAGCATTACCAAAGAAAAAAAAGGGAAAAAAGGCTTTGGCTATGACCCCATTTTTCAACCCAAAGGTTACGACAAAACCTTTGCCGAACTCCCCATGGAACAGAAAAATGGCATAAGCCATAGAGCCAAGGCCATGAAACAATTGGTTGACTTTCTCGCCACTTTGACCAATAGCTGA
- a CDS encoding carboxypeptidase-like regulatory domain-containing protein, with protein MKRLLCFTFLLLGTLVFSQENEEDIQAEEIVATVLNAQTNFPLESVHVINLNKVIGTITDQDGKFRITAAVNDTLYLTYLGFKPQKVRVTNDMFRIKDTKIFLTELAYALEEVIVRPYQLTGYLEIDVKNLPVNNAYQYSISGLNKSYEGGSKSPSAVTKVLGAILNPADLLRNLFGKKPQQMRKLRKMKEDENIRDLLASKFDRETLKQLLQLEKMDIEDILNNCSYSRSFIQTANDLQILDAISNCYEEYKVLNRG; from the coding sequence ATGAAAAGACTTTTATGCTTCACTTTCCTTCTCCTAGGGACACTGGTATTTAGCCAGGAAAATGAGGAAGATATCCAGGCCGAAGAAATCGTTGCCACAGTGCTCAATGCCCAAACGAACTTCCCTTTGGAAAGTGTGCATGTCATTAACTTAAACAAGGTGATCGGAACCATCACCGACCAAGATGGTAAATTTAGGATTACTGCCGCCGTAAATGATACCCTTTATTTGACCTACCTTGGTTTTAAGCCCCAAAAAGTAAGGGTGACCAATGACATGTTTCGAATTAAGGACACCAAGATATTCCTAACGGAATTGGCTTATGCCCTGGAAGAGGTGATTGTAAGGCCCTATCAGCTTACAGGGTACCTGGAGATAGATGTAAAGAACCTACCGGTCAACAACGCGTATCAATACAGTATTTCAGGACTTAACAAGAGTTATGAAGGGGGCAGTAAAAGTCCAAGTGCCGTCACCAAAGTCCTTGGTGCCATCCTAAATCCCGCAGATCTGCTCCGTAACTTATTTGGCAAGAAACCACAACAGATGCGAAAATTGCGGAAAATGAAAGAGGATGAGAACATCCGGGATCTTTTGGCCTCAAAATTTGATCGTGAAACACTGAAACAGCTACTCCAACTTGAAAAGATGGATATTGAGGACATCCTCAACAATTGTAGTTATTCACGATCCTTCATACAAACCGCGAATGACCTACAGATTCTGGATGCCATAAGCAATTGCTATGAGGAATATAAGGTGCTTAACAGGGGATAA
- a CDS encoding DEAD/DEAH box helicase: MTPFESLGLQESLLTAISDLGFESPSEVQEKAIPILLEDETDLVALAQTGTGKTAAFGFPLLQKIDAQSRTTQGLILSPTRELCLQITNEMQLYSKYEKGVNIVAIYGGASITEQAKQIKRGAQIVVATPGRMKDMIQRGIVDITKIEYCILDEADEMLNMGFYEDIRDILSNTPDDKSTWLFSATMPKEVASIAKKFMHKPKEITVGTKNAGAVTVQHEYYLVGGRDRYAALKRLADANPGIFSVVFCRTKRDTQKIAEKLIEDGYNAGALHGDLSQNQRDLAMNAFRKKQIQLLIATDVAARGIDVDDVTHVINYQLPDEIETYTHRSGRTGRAGKSGISMVITTRSELRKIKAIEKKIRQDFIEKKIPTGIEICEIQLYHLASKIRDTNIDPDIEDYLPAIYDVLEGLDRDEIIKKMVSVEFTRFFRYYSNTRDLDEQKSSKGEKGQEERPKDGSVRYFINVGERDGYDWMSLKDFLRENLKLDKEDIYRVDTKDSFSFFNTDANLMPLILEAFQDFKVDGRFINVEVSKNPGRSGKGKKRDRRRGGRKDGGAPFNKKKKSSSRRKKGRNPGFF; the protein is encoded by the coding sequence ATGACACCATTTGAAAGTTTGGGACTGCAGGAGTCCCTATTAACTGCCATTTCCGATTTAGGGTTTGAATCCCCATCCGAAGTCCAGGAAAAAGCCATTCCCATTTTATTGGAGGACGAAACCGACCTGGTTGCACTGGCACAAACAGGAACCGGAAAGACTGCTGCATTCGGGTTTCCGCTGCTCCAGAAAATTGATGCCCAAAGCAGGACTACGCAAGGTCTCATCCTATCCCCTACCAGGGAATTGTGTTTACAGATCACCAATGAAATGCAACTCTACTCCAAATATGAAAAGGGAGTCAATATTGTTGCTATCTACGGCGGTGCCAGTATTACCGAACAAGCCAAACAGATCAAAAGAGGAGCGCAGATCGTGGTCGCCACCCCAGGTCGTATGAAGGATATGATCCAAAGGGGAATTGTTGACATTACCAAAATTGAGTACTGTATTTTGGATGAGGCCGATGAAATGCTCAATATGGGCTTTTATGAGGATATTAGGGATATCCTTTCCAATACGCCCGATGACAAGTCCACTTGGTTATTTTCGGCCACCATGCCCAAAGAGGTGGCCAGTATTGCCAAAAAGTTCATGCACAAACCCAAGGAGATTACGGTAGGTACCAAAAATGCAGGGGCAGTGACCGTGCAGCATGAATATTATTTGGTGGGTGGCAGGGACAGGTACGCCGCGCTAAAGCGATTGGCCGATGCGAATCCTGGAATATTTTCCGTGGTTTTTTGTAGGACCAAAAGGGATACGCAAAAAATTGCCGAAAAACTAATTGAAGACGGATACAATGCCGGGGCCTTACATGGGGACCTAAGTCAGAACCAAAGGGATTTGGCCATGAACGCCTTTCGCAAAAAACAAATCCAACTCTTGATAGCGACCGATGTGGCGGCGCGCGGAATTGACGTGGATGATGTCACGCATGTGATCAACTATCAATTGCCCGATGAAATCGAAACCTACACCCACCGAAGCGGACGTACGGGAAGGGCAGGAAAATCAGGTATTTCCATGGTCATCACCACACGAAGTGAACTTCGGAAAATAAAGGCCATTGAAAAGAAAATTCGACAGGATTTCATCGAAAAGAAAATTCCAACGGGAATTGAAATTTGCGAAATACAGCTGTACCATTTGGCCAGTAAAATCAGGGATACCAATATTGACCCGGATATTGAGGATTACCTTCCTGCCATTTATGATGTTTTGGAAGGCCTTGATCGGGATGAAATCATCAAAAAGATGGTTTCAGTCGAATTTACGAGGTTCTTTAGGTATTACAGTAATACCAGGGATTTGGATGAACAGAAATCATCAAAAGGGGAAAAAGGCCAAGAAGAAAGGCCAAAGGATGGTTCGGTCCGCTATTTTATCAATGTAGGGGAACGGGATGGGTACGACTGGATGTCCCTAAAAGATTTCTTAAGGGAAAACCTTAAGCTGGATAAGGAGGATATCTATAGGGTGGACACCAAGGACAGTTTCTCCTTCTTTAACACAGATGCCAATTTAATGCCCTTAATACTGGAAGCCTTTCAGGATTTTAAAGTGGACGGACGTTTCATCAACGTAGAGGTTTCCAAAAACCCGGGCCGTAGTGGAAAGGGCAAAAAACGTGATCGTAGGAGAGGTGGACGAAAGGACGGTGGTGCCCCTTTCAACAAAAAGAAAAAATCCTCATCCAGACGAAAAAAGGGAAGGAATCCAGGCTTTTTTTAG
- a CDS encoding methyltransferase family protein, which translates to MKFKIPPPLVMVIFGGLMYLLDRFLPVGEFDFFGRKWMLYFLAILGLLVMVFALFQFARAKTTTNPFNPEKANNLVSHGIYGYTRNPMYLGMLLFLIAFGLHLGNAFNTLLAAGFVYYMNHFQIKGEEVALTKKFGKKYQLYCKAVRRWF; encoded by the coding sequence ATGAAATTTAAAATACCTCCTCCCTTGGTCATGGTCATTTTTGGAGGTCTTATGTACCTCTTGGACCGATTTCTTCCTGTTGGGGAGTTTGACTTTTTTGGTCGTAAATGGATGCTCTATTTTTTAGCGATACTAGGTCTTCTGGTAATGGTGTTTGCCCTATTTCAATTTGCCAGGGCAAAAACCACAACAAATCCCTTTAATCCCGAGAAAGCCAACAATTTGGTAAGTCATGGTATATACGGCTATACAAGGAATCCCATGTATCTGGGGATGCTACTGTTCCTTATTGCTTTTGGCCTTCATTTGGGAAATGCCTTCAATACCCTTTTGGCGGCGGGTTTTGTATATTATATGAACCATTTTCAGATAAAAGGGGAAGAAGTGGCCCTGACCAAAAAATTTGGCAAAAAGTACCAATTGTATTGCAAAGCGGTAAGGCGTTGGTTTTAG
- a CDS encoding alpha-amylase family glycosyl hydrolase, translated as MRKLLIAMSILTSLFGCKNSQKETPQKNPETLTTNQKQDEHSKTPFVWEGANIYFLLTDRFNNGQPEKDINFERKDSTAVLRGFEGGDIAGITQKIEDGYFTDLGINAIWFTPVVEQIHGATDEGTGVTYGYHGYWTKDWTTIDPNFGTKKDLENLVKTAHANGIRVLLDVVLNHTGPVTAIDPVWPDEWVRTSPACAFDNYENTTACTLVRNLPDILTESDEPVELPDTLLAKWKEEGRLSQELDELNLFFERTGYPRAPRFYIIKWLTDYIHEFGVDGFRVDTVKHVNENAWAELKKEADYAFETWKKKHPNGVLDDKPFYMVGEVYNYGISGGRSFDFGDKKVDYFANGFTSLINFDLKNDANQTYEKVFKKYSYLLNTKFQGKSVLNYLTSHDDGNPYDADRSKPYRSANMLLLTPGASQVYYGDETMRPLKVVGAEGDANLRSYMNWEDLDTVPKVQKVHEHWQKLGKFRRDHPAIGAGKHKRLAKSPYVFSRTYIDGEYRDKVVVGLDLPKGKKSLRVKGFFGDGTVLYDAYSDTRVMVKNGKVVLENDYDTALLEPSE; from the coding sequence ATGAGAAAACTACTTATCGCTATGTCGATATTGACTTCTCTTTTTGGCTGCAAAAACTCTCAAAAAGAAACGCCCCAAAAAAATCCGGAAACCCTCACCACAAACCAAAAGCAGGATGAGCATTCCAAAACCCCTTTTGTTTGGGAGGGGGCCAACATCTATTTCCTTTTAACGGATAGGTTCAACAATGGACAACCTGAAAAGGATATCAATTTTGAACGTAAGGACTCCACGGCAGTGCTTAGGGGATTTGAAGGAGGGGATATTGCCGGAATTACCCAAAAGATTGAAGACGGATACTTTACCGATTTAGGAATCAATGCAATTTGGTTTACCCCGGTTGTTGAACAAATCCATGGCGCCACGGATGAAGGAACCGGAGTCACCTATGGCTACCACGGGTATTGGACCAAGGATTGGACTACGATCGACCCTAATTTTGGCACGAAGAAGGATTTGGAAAACCTGGTCAAAACGGCCCATGCCAATGGAATCCGCGTTTTACTGGATGTAGTTCTCAATCATACAGGGCCGGTAACGGCCATTGATCCCGTTTGGCCCGATGAGTGGGTGCGAACATCCCCGGCTTGTGCATTTGACAATTATGAAAATACTACGGCTTGTACCCTAGTACGCAATCTTCCCGATATTTTAACGGAATCTGATGAACCCGTGGAATTACCGGATACCTTATTGGCCAAATGGAAAGAGGAAGGTCGTCTAAGTCAGGAATTGGATGAACTTAACCTTTTCTTTGAGCGTACGGGATATCCCAGGGCGCCACGATTTTACATTATCAAATGGCTTACGGACTACATCCATGAATTTGGAGTGGACGGATTCCGGGTGGATACGGTTAAACACGTTAATGAAAATGCATGGGCAGAATTAAAAAAGGAAGCAGATTATGCCTTTGAAACCTGGAAAAAGAAGCACCCCAACGGCGTATTGGACGATAAACCGTTCTACATGGTAGGGGAAGTTTATAATTATGGTATCTCAGGTGGGCGCAGTTTTGATTTTGGCGATAAAAAGGTGGACTACTTTGCCAACGGTTTCACCAGCCTGATCAATTTTGATTTAAAAAACGATGCTAACCAGACATACGAGAAAGTATTTAAGAAGTACAGTTACTTGCTCAACACAAAATTTCAGGGAAAAAGTGTCCTTAATTATCTCACTTCGCATGATGACGGTAACCCTTATGATGCTGACCGAAGCAAACCCTATCGCTCGGCAAACATGTTATTGTTGACCCCAGGGGCCTCACAAGTATATTATGGGGATGAAACCATGCGTCCCCTTAAAGTGGTGGGCGCAGAAGGGGATGCGAACCTTAGGTCCTACATGAACTGGGAGGACCTGGATACCGTACCAAAGGTTCAAAAGGTTCATGAACACTGGCAAAAACTGGGAAAATTCAGAAGAGATCATCCCGCCATTGGAGCTGGTAAACACAAAAGGTTGGCCAAAAGCCCCTATGTTTTTTCCAGAACTTATATTGATGGGGAGTACCGTGATAAAGTTGTCGTTGGACTGGATTTGCCCAAAGGCAAAAAATCCCTTCGGGTAAAAGGGTTCTTTGGTGATGGCACCGTATTGTACGATGCATATTCCGATACTCGGGTCATGGTCAAAAATGGTAAGGTCGTTCTCGAAAACGACTACGACACTGCCCTCTTGGAACCCAGTGAGTAG
- a CDS encoding SRPBCC family protein: protein MTTLLYILAGIVLLILILAILAPKTYDVSRSIVIDTPKDQVFPFLRSLKKQDEWSPWAKRDPDMHKEYRGNDGEVGSVSYWNGNKEVGEGEQEITKIVDGERIEGELRFLKPWKSESDCYFETEDAESGKTKVTWGFSGKNKFPFSIMMLFMSMDKMVGKDFEEGLASLKGLLEK from the coding sequence ATGACTACACTACTTTACATTTTGGCCGGAATTGTTTTGCTCATACTTATCCTGGCAATACTGGCCCCCAAAACCTATGATGTTTCCCGATCTATAGTGATCGATACCCCTAAGGACCAGGTGTTTCCTTTTTTGCGTTCTTTAAAAAAGCAGGACGAATGGTCGCCCTGGGCAAAAAGGGACCCTGACATGCACAAAGAATATAGGGGAAACGACGGGGAAGTTGGCTCAGTGAGCTACTGGAACGGGAACAAAGAAGTGGGAGAGGGCGAACAGGAAATCACCAAAATTGTGGATGGCGAACGTATTGAAGGGGAACTACGATTTCTAAAACCCTGGAAGTCCGAATCCGATTGTTATTTTGAAACGGAAGATGCGGAATCGGGAAAGACAAAAGTCACCTGGGGTTTTTCGGGGAAAAACAAGTTTCCGTTCAGTATCATGATGCTGTTTATGAGCATGGATAAGATGGTTGGAAAGGATTTTGAGGAGGGATTGGCTTCATTAAAGGGCCTCTTGGAAAAGTAA
- the serA gene encoding phosphoglycerate dehydrogenase, whose protein sequence is MVETGRKYVFDFDSTLTQVEALDVLAEMTLKGKSNKDEILMEIQNITNLGIDGEISFTESLERRIRLLEAHQRDLEPLIEDLRQKISKSIKENKEFFHSHAEDIYVISCGFKEFIDPIVADYNIPSERVYANTFKFDDHGQIIGFDETNVLSSHNGKIECLKKLDLDGEVQVIGDGYSDYVMREAGIADKFFAYTENVHREKAATHADHVAPNLNEFLFVNDLPRKISYPKNRIKILLLENVHPDAFDNLSNEGFSVELVKHSLPEDELIEKIKGIHVLGIRSKTQVTKKVLEAADRLLVIGAFCIGTTQIDLIAAKKKGVVVFNAPYSNTRSVVELAIGQIIMLMRSVFARSTEIHQGQWFKTALNSHEVRGKNLGIVGYGNIGKQLSVLAEAIGMRVYYYDVEDQLGLGNAIKCTTLEDLLAVSDVVTLHVDDNKANKNFIGEREIDQMRDGAILINLSRGFVVDIEALVKALRSKKIRGAGIDVYPEEPRSNGNFKTELQGLENVILTPHVGGSTQEAQKDIADFVPNKIMDYINSGNTVDAVNFPNIRLPKQNNSHRFLHIHDNVSGVMAEINEVLAKFEMNITGQYLSTDSEVGYVITDLDKDYNKEVVKALKSVEHTIRFRVLY, encoded by the coding sequence ATGGTGGAAACGGGACGTAAATACGTTTTTGATTTTGATAGCACCCTTACCCAGGTTGAGGCGTTGGATGTTTTGGCTGAAATGACCTTAAAGGGCAAATCAAATAAAGATGAAATCCTTATGGAAATCCAGAACATTACCAATTTGGGGATAGATGGGGAGATTTCCTTCACGGAATCATTGGAACGGAGAATACGGCTTCTGGAAGCCCATCAAAGGGATTTGGAGCCACTAATTGAGGATTTACGTCAAAAAATATCCAAATCCATTAAGGAAAATAAAGAGTTCTTCCATTCACATGCCGAGGACATTTATGTAATTTCCTGTGGGTTCAAAGAATTCATAGACCCCATTGTGGCAGATTACAATATCCCGTCGGAACGGGTTTATGCAAATACCTTTAAATTTGATGACCATGGCCAAATCATCGGTTTTGATGAAACCAATGTGCTCTCATCACATAATGGAAAGATCGAGTGCCTAAAAAAGCTGGATCTGGATGGTGAAGTCCAGGTGATTGGCGATGGCTATAGTGATTATGTAATGCGGGAAGCTGGTATTGCGGACAAGTTTTTTGCCTATACCGAAAATGTGCATCGCGAAAAAGCAGCTACCCATGCCGACCATGTGGCGCCTAACCTTAATGAATTTTTATTTGTGAACGACTTGCCCAGAAAAATATCATATCCGAAAAATCGAATCAAGATTTTGTTGTTGGAAAATGTTCATCCAGACGCATTTGACAACCTTTCCAATGAGGGATTTTCCGTAGAATTGGTAAAGCATAGTTTACCCGAAGACGAACTTATTGAAAAGATAAAGGGAATTCATGTTCTTGGTATTCGTTCCAAAACCCAGGTAACAAAAAAGGTACTGGAAGCAGCAGACCGCCTTTTGGTCATTGGTGCTTTTTGTATTGGGACCACCCAGATAGATTTGATCGCCGCCAAGAAAAAAGGGGTAGTGGTCTTTAACGCGCCCTACAGCAATACACGCTCGGTAGTGGAATTGGCCATTGGTCAGATTATCATGCTCATGCGGAGTGTCTTTGCCCGTAGTACCGAAATCCACCAGGGGCAGTGGTTTAAAACGGCCCTTAATTCCCATGAGGTCCGGGGAAAGAACTTGGGTATTGTGGGCTATGGCAACATTGGAAAACAGCTTTCCGTGCTGGCAGAAGCCATTGGAATGCGTGTGTATTACTATGATGTGGAAGACCAGTTGGGATTGGGTAACGCCATTAAGTGCACTACATTGGAGGATTTGTTGGCGGTTTCGGATGTAGTGACCCTTCATGTGGATGATAATAAGGCCAATAAGAATTTTATTGGGGAACGGGAAATTGATCAAATGCGTGATGGGGCAATACTCATTAATCTTTCACGGGGATTTGTGGTGGATATTGAAGCCTTGGTCAAAGCCTTAAGGTCCAAAAAAATAAGGGGTGCAGGTATAGATGTATATCCAGAGGAACCTAGAAGTAATGGCAATTTTAAAACCGAACTTCAAGGATTGGAAAATGTAATCCTGACACCGCACGTGGGGGGAAGCACCCAAGAGGCCCAAAAGGACATAGCGGATTTCGTTCCCAACAAAATTATGGATTACATTAATTCCGGAAATACGGTAGATGCCGTGAACTTTCCTAATATTCGTTTGCCCAAACAGAACAATTCCCATCGGTTTTTGCACATCCACGATAACGTCTCGGGGGTAATGGCTGAAATAAATGAGGTTTTGGCCAAGTTTGAAATGAACATAACCGGGCAATATCTCTCTACGGACTCCGAAGTGGGGTACGTAATTACGGATTTGGACAAGGACTACAATAAGGAGGTCGTTAAAGCATTGAAAAGTGTGGAACATACCATTAGGTTCCGTGTACTTTATTGA
- a CDS encoding VOC family protein yields the protein MEQNMVGWFEIPVTDMDRARKFYEEVFEITIQVQDFGGTLMGWFPWSEGKAGCSGSLILQPEWYIPNHKEGVLIYFASEDVQNELDRIENVGGHILKPKTQISPDVGYMGLFHDSEGNRIALHSRK from the coding sequence ATGGAACAGAATATGGTAGGTTGGTTTGAAATTCCGGTAACGGATATGGACCGTGCAAGGAAGTTTTACGAAGAAGTATTTGAAATTACCATTCAAGTACAGGACTTTGGGGGAACATTAATGGGTTGGTTTCCCTGGTCCGAAGGGAAAGCAGGTTGTTCAGGTTCCTTGATTTTACAGCCCGAATGGTATATTCCAAACCATAAGGAAGGTGTATTGATTTACTTTGCCAGTGAAGACGTCCAAAATGAGTTGGACCGAATTGAAAATGTGGGAGGCCACATCTTAAAACCCAAAACCCAAATAAGTCCGGATGTTGGCTATATGGGATTGTTCCACGACTCAGAAGGTAACCGTATAGCGTTACATTCCAGGAAATAA
- a CDS encoding SIR2 family NAD-dependent protein deacylase, with amino-acid sequence MDKKRVVVLTGAGMSAESGLKTFRDANGLWEGHNVMEVASPQGFSRNPELVLEFYNQRRRQLLQVEPNAGHKALVELENYFNVDIVTQNIDNLHEKAGSSAVLHLHGELLKVRSIRDETTILDWTTDLVLGDLDARGHQLRPHVVWFGEMVPMLEPAIAITAMADVLIIIGTSMQVYPAASLINYVPSGTPIYFVDPRPTIREMDFEHLTIIPKTAVEGVPHLVQKLGKDL; translated from the coding sequence ATGGACAAAAAAAGAGTTGTTGTTCTCACTGGAGCCGGAATGAGTGCCGAAAGTGGCCTCAAAACCTTTAGGGATGCCAATGGGCTTTGGGAGGGCCATAATGTTATGGAAGTTGCTTCCCCGCAGGGCTTTTCCAGAAATCCAGAACTGGTTTTGGAATTTTACAATCAAAGGCGTCGGCAGCTTTTACAAGTGGAACCCAATGCTGGCCACAAAGCCTTGGTGGAACTGGAAAACTATTTTAACGTCGATATTGTTACCCAAAATATAGACAACCTCCATGAGAAGGCGGGGAGTTCCGCAGTATTACACCTGCATGGGGAGCTTTTAAAGGTCCGAAGCATTAGGGATGAAACCACGATATTGGATTGGACCACCGATCTTGTTTTGGGTGATTTGGACGCCAGGGGCCACCAACTTAGGCCCCATGTGGTGTGGTTCGGGGAAATGGTACCCATGTTGGAACCCGCTATTGCAATTACCGCCATGGCGGATGTATTGATCATTATCGGAACATCAATGCAGGTATATCCCGCCGCAAGTCTCATAAACTATGTCCCCTCGGGTACGCCCATTTATTTTGTTGACCCCAGACCCACTATTCGGGAAATGGATTTTGAGCACTTGACCATTATCCCCAAAACGGCTGTTGAAGGTGTTCCCCATTTGGTTCAAAAACTTGGTAAAGACCTATGA
- a CDS encoding TrmH family RNA methyltransferase, translating into MIDCDLLAYLEDYLTENRKERFRKVLSERTKFLTVAIEDVYQMHNTSAILRSCDAFGIQEVHSIEGRFGDKLDKNIALGAQQWVDLVRHQNTTDCIKILKERGYSIVATIPHQDAYSLSEFQVDTKTAVFFGTEWEGLSTEVLEQADRFLKIPMVGFSESLNVSVSAAIIIQQLADNLRKTTLPWQLTQAELLEKRLDWTKKSIKKVEQIISRYQGN; encoded by the coding sequence ATGATCGATTGTGATTTGCTGGCCTATTTGGAAGATTACCTTACGGAGAACCGAAAGGAACGTTTTCGCAAAGTGCTCTCCGAGCGTACCAAATTTTTGACCGTGGCCATTGAGGATGTATACCAAATGCACAATACCAGTGCCATTCTTAGAAGTTGCGATGCCTTTGGCATTCAAGAGGTACACAGCATTGAGGGCCGATTTGGGGACAAGCTGGATAAGAACATCGCCTTAGGGGCGCAGCAATGGGTAGATCTAGTACGGCACCAAAACACTACGGATTGCATCAAGATACTTAAGGAAAGGGGATATTCCATTGTGGCAACGATCCCCCACCAAGATGCATATTCACTTTCCGAGTTTCAAGTGGATACAAAAACAGCAGTGTTTTTTGGAACGGAATGGGAAGGATTGAGCACGGAGGTTTTGGAACAGGCGGATAGGTTTTTAAAAATTCCAATGGTAGGTTTTTCCGAAAGTCTTAACGTATCCGTTTCAGCCGCCATAATCATTCAACAACTTGCCGATAATCTAAGGAAAACAACACTTCCTTGGCAATTGACCCAAGCCGAACTATTGGAAAAACGGCTGGATTGGACCAAAAAGTCCATCAAGAAGGTGGAACAGATTATCAGTCGTTACCAGGGGAATTGA